The Lysobacter enzymogenes DNA segment TGACGCGGTTGCGCAGCGCGTTCTCGGTGTCGCGGTCGGTGCGGCTGTGGACGTGGTGCAGCAGCGGACGGCGCGCGCGCCGCGCGGCGAAGCGTCCGACCAGCAGCGAACGCACGGTGTGGGTGTGCAGCAGGTCGTAGCCGCCGCGCTCGAGCAGTTCGGCGACCCGGCGCGCCGGTGCCAGGTCCAGGCGCGAACGCATCGGCACGGTGATGATGCGGCTGTCGCAGGCGCTGCGTTCGCGTTCGAACGCGCCGGGCTTGAGGCAGGCGAAGTCCACGTCCCAGCCGAACCGCGGCAGTTGCTGGGCGAGCAGGTCCTGCACACGTTCGGCGCCGGCGTAGTGTTCGCCGTTGATCAGATGCAGCGCGCGCCGCGGCTGCGGCGGCAGCAGTTCCCAGCCGCGGTGGGCGCTGGTGACGGAAGCTCGGGTCATGCGGTCGCTCCAGTGCGCATGGCGATGCGGCGCGGCGGCGCCGGCCGCGGTTGCGGTTGCGCCAGGCGCCGGCTGCGGTAGCCGCGCAGGCAGCACAGCAGCGCGAACAGCAAGGTCAGCGCGCTGGTCTTGGATGCCAGCGAATTGGTGGTGGACGCGGTGGCCAGGAACACCAGCAGCGCCCAGCGCGCGCCGCCATCGGCGCGGCGCCACAGCCAGTACAGACCGCAGCCGAGGCCGGCGGCGAAGGCGAGGAATCCGAACACGCCCAGTTGCAGCAGCATGAACAACCAGAAGTTCTCGATCGCTTCCAGGTTCTGCGACAGACCGATGCGCAGCGACAGTTCCTGGATCTGCTGCGGGGCGATGCCGAACAGCAGATCGAAGCCGTCGAGGTGGTCGAACACCTCGAAGATGCGCAGCCGCACCGCAGCGCTGTCGTCCAGGTACAGGCCCTGGAAGATGCGCGCGCCCAGGCCGCTCTTCCACACCGCGGCCGCCGCCACCGGCGCGGCGACCAGGCCCGCCAGCAGCGCGCCGACGATATGCAGGTAGCCGTAGCGGCCCGCGCGCAGGCCCTCGCGCGCGCGCAGCGCGGCCCATGCCGCCAGCGCCGCGACGCTGAGCAGGAAGCTGGCGCGGCCGCCGAAGGCCAGCAGCGCCAGCACCAGCAAGGCGCACAGCGCCCAGCGCCGGCGCGGCGGCATCGGCAGGTCGAGCGCGGCCAACAGGGCGATGCCGGTCAGCATCGCGTTTTCCAGCGGATGGCCGTGCAGCGCGGTGGCGCGGAACTTGTCCTCGATCACCGCCACGCCGCCGGCCACGGTGTACGGCACCAGATGCCGCTGCGACGCGGCTTCGGCCAAGCCGATCGCGGCATTGACCAGCACCGCCGCCAGCAGCAACCGCCACAGCCGGCGCAGCTCGGCCTCGTCCATCGCGACCAACACCAGCGCCATCGCCGCCGGCATCATCAAGGTATCGATGAAAAACGCCGAGCCCGACGGCCCGTGGCGCAGCAGCGAGTAGGCGAAGATCGACGCCATCGCGGTCAGGTAGGCGGCGAGCAAGGGATGCGCGCGCAGTCGGCGCAGCGCTTCGAGCAACGGATTGCCGCGCGCGGCCAGCGAACAGGCCAGTGCCAGCAGTAGCGGATAGTCGCCCGGATGCAGCTTGAACCAGAACGGGCCGTACGGCGCGTCGTAGGGAATCCCCAGCACCGTCAGCAACGCCGGCGACAGGGCCAGGTAGGCGATCAGCGCCAGCGCCGCCAACGCGGCCGCGGCGCGTTGCAAGCCGGGCTGGGGACCGGACGCGGGGCTCATCGCGCGCCCTGCTTGGGTTCGGACGTGCCCGGCTCGCCGCGCGTGTGCGCCGCGGCCAGCCGGGCCTGTCCCCGCGCGTCCAGGCCGAGCGCGCGCAACGCCGCCGGCTCCAGCGCGCCGCGCGGCGCGCCGGTGGTGTTGCTGTTCGCGGTCAGGCCGAAATCGTCGGCGTAGTTCCACACCGACCAGCCCCAGCCTTCGGCCTCGGCCAGCGCGCGCACGTCGCCGATCCAGCGATAGCGCGAGTCCGGGTCGACGCCTTCGCGGATCGTGCCGAATTCGCCGCAATGCACCCGCACCTTGTGCTTGCCGGCCCACTCGCGCAGCGGCCGCCACTGCGCGGCGATGCGCGCGCGGTCCCAGCCGTCGCGGAAGTAATCGGCGATCTCGTCGCGCGCGCGGTCGCGCCCAACCCCGCCGTCGATATGCGGCAACCGCGCCTGCGCCGCCTTGGCCGGATAGCGCACGCTGCGCCAATGCCCGGCGGTGGTCCACTCGTCGCCGCGCATCCAGCTCGCGCCCTGGTGGGTGAACACGTACGGCAGGTAGTAATGGAAGCTGTAGATCAGCTTGTCGTCGTCGAGCGGCGCCAGTTCGACCAGCCCTTCCAGGCTGCCGCCCTTGCGCCCGCTGACGATCAGCACGCGCTCGCGGTCGACGCCGCGCACCGCGGCCACCAGCCGCTGCTGATAGCGGCTCCAGGCCAGGCCGCCGGTCCAGCCGTAGAAGCCGGGCTCGTTGAACAGTTCGAACGCCACCCGCTGCGTCGGCAGCGTCTTCCAATCGGCCGCCAGCGCTTTCCACAGCGCGACGTATCCGTCCGCCCACTCGCCGCCGCGCTCGATCGACTGCTTGGTCCGCTCGCGCGGATGCAGGTCGACGATCGCGTCCAGCCCGGCCGCGAGCGCCGCGTCGATGGCCGCGCGCAGGCGCGCATCGTCGAGTTTCGGCCCGCGCCGCGGCGACCAGCCCAGGCTCACCGGATCGACCGGGATGCGCACGTGATCGAATCCGGCCGCGCGCAGAGCGCGCAGTTCTTCGGCGCTCACCGGCGCGCCGGCGCTGGCTTCGAACCAGCGGCTCAAGGCCACGCCGCGGCGCAGCGGCATCGCCTCTACGGCAGCGCAGGCCAGCAGCCACAGCGCCAGGCCGGCGCCGAGCGCGAGGCCGCGGCGGCGCCTGGCCCTCAACGCTGCACCCGCGGCAGGGTCGCCAGCACCGGCAGGCCGAACGCGCGTTCCAGTTGCTCCGGCGACTGGAAACTGCTGCGCAGCGCCTGGCTGAGGAAGGCCACCAGCAGGGCCGCGGCGACGCTCAGGCACAGGCCGATGGCCAGGATCGGCAGGCGCGCGCTCTTGGCCTTGAGCGGCCAGCTGGCGGCCTGCAGCACGCTGACCGTGGTGCGCTGTTTCTGCTCGCGCGCCTCGGTGATGCGCGCGGCTTCGAGCTTGCGCGCGTAGTTGCCGTAGCTGTCCTCCAGCAGCTTCTGCTCGCGGCTCAGCGCGGCCAGTTCGATCTGCTGGCGGCTCAGTTCGTCGGCGCGCCGGCGCAGTTGCTGCAGCGTGTCCTGCAACGCCTTGCGGCTGCCGGCCAGCGCCGATTCGTCCGAACGCGCGCGCAGCAGGTCCAGTTCGGCGGCCTCGCGCACCGGGTTGCGGCCGGTGCGCACCGTGGTCGGCGGCGCCTTGCGCTGGTCGCGGATGAAGGCCTCGGCGGTGGCCACGTCGTTGCCGGCGTTGACCACCAGCGGGTTGTCGTCGACATAGCGCGAGCGCAGCCCCTGCTCTTTCAGCCGCAGTTCCAGCAACTGCCGCGGCACCTGCGGGTCGCCCAGGCTCTCGCTGAACTGCACCAGGTTGGCCGGGGTCGCGTTGGCCAACCGCGTCAGGGTCTTGGCCCGTTCGCTGGCGGTGCGCGCCTGCTGGTCGGTGTCGTTGAGGCGCGACTCCAGCTCGTTGCCCTGCTGCAGCAACAGGCCGATCTGCTGGCCGTAGTCGACGATGCCGTGGGCGCGCTTGAACCGGCTCAGGTCCTGCTCGGCGCGCTGCAGGCGTTTGTCCACCGCGGCCACCTGGCCTTCGAGAAACCGCACCTGGCCGTCGGAGAACACCGCGGCGCGACGCGTCAGGTAGGTCTGCAACAAGGTGCGCAGCGCGGCCTGGGCCAGGGCCGGATCGCGGTGCGAGAAACCGATCTGTATCACCGTCGCGCCCTTGAGCAACTGCGCGTCCAGGCCCTGGCGGAAGCGCTCCACCGCCTGGTCGAGCTTGGGCCGGTCCGGGTCCTCGCGCTGGCGGGCGATGTCGGGATACAGCCGGCCCAGGCCGACATGCCGCACCACCTCGGCGATCAGATCGCGGCTGGCCAGGATCTGGGTCTCGGCGCTGAGCGCCTCGGTGCGGTCGAACATCAGCGGCATCGCGCCGCCGCTGCTGCCGTCGGTGTTGTCGGCGACGTAGACGTACTCATGGCCGAGCCGCACCAGCACGCTGGCCTCGGACTGGTAGCGCGCGGTCGGCAGCAGCGCCGCCAGCACGGTCAGGCCGAAGCACAGCGCGAACGCAGCGGCGATGCGGCGCTTGTCGCGGAAGGCGATCTCCAGCCATTCGCGCAGCGCGGACGCGGCGGACGGCGCGGCGACCGGCGCGGGCCGGGCGGCGGGGTCGCGATCGAGCTCGAAGTCCATTCAATCGCCCCGGCGGTTGTTGTCGTTGAGGTCGTAGGAGAACCCCACGTTGACCGGCAGGTTGCGGCGCACGTACTGGTCGATCCACTTGTTGACCCGCGAGATCCGCGACGGCACCGCCAGCACCACGTCGAAGGGCTGCAGCGGCGGATCGTTGCCGTCGTCGGCGCCGCGGCGCGCCTGCGAGGCGGCATCGACGCGGATCACCCGGGTCGCGCCGGACTCGTCGCGGCGCAGGATCGCGACCCGATTGAGCGCGGCGCGGTCGGTCGGGCCCTGGGCCACGATCAGCGCGCGCATCAGGGTCAGCCCCGGCAACAGCGGCTGCGCGCCGGGCCGGCCGACTTCGCCGCCGACGAACACTTGCTGGCGGGCGAAGCCCTTCTCGACTTCGACCGAGACCTCCGGGTAACGCAGGCTGCCGGCATAGGCGCGCTTGAGCGCGTCGGCCAGCTCCCGCGGGGTCTGCCCGGCGGCGCGGACTTCGCCGACCAGCTGCAGCTGGATGCGGCCGTCGGGACGCACGGTGGCGGTCTCGTTGAGTTCGGGCGCGTAGAAGAACTTGAGCGCGAGCTCGTCGCCGGCGGCGATGCGGTAGCCGGCGTCGGCGCCGGCCGCGGCGGCCGCCGGCGCGGGCGCCTGGGCGAACGCCGGCGACGCGGTCAGGCCCGACGCGAGCAGGCACAACAGCATCAGCAGTGGCGCCAGCAGCACCCGCTGCCGCGCCCGCCCCCTGCCTCGTCCTGCCCGTGCCGGACGCTCCGGCCGCCTCCTGCGAACCTGCTGGCTCATCACTCCGTCCTGCCCTGCGTAGCTGCTGAGAAAGATCGCGCAATCGACTGATTCAAAAGGAATCGACGTCGAACCCGATGCGCTGGCCAGACATCGCGGGCACGATTAAATATGAGATTTAGATCACAGTTTATCGGCTGCCGATGTCGCCGCCGCGCGCATGCGCGCACCCCGTCGGCACGGCCGCTGAACCGCCTGAATGCGCTCGCGGTCGCGACGCGCCGGTTCAATACGCCGCCTCCGCCGACAGCACCGCCGGCAGCGTGCGCAGCAGGATCGACAGGTCCAGCCACAGCGACCAGTTTTCGATGTATTCCAGGTCGTACTCGACCCGGCGCTGGATCTTCTCGATCGTGTCGGTCTCGCCGCGATAACCGTTGATCTGGGCCAGCCCAGTGATGCCCGGCTTGACCCGGTGCCGCGCGACGTACTCCTGCACCGCGTCCTCGAACAGCACGTTGGCGGCCTTGGTCGCGGTCGCGTGCGGACGCGGGCCGACCAGCGACATGCTGCCGGCGAGCACGTTGAACAGCTGCGGCAGCTCGTCCAGGCTGGTCTTGCGGATGAAGCGCCCGACCCGGGTCACCCGCGGGTCGGCGCGGCCGGTCTGCCGCGCGGCGTGCTCGTCGCGCAGGTGGTGGTGCATCGAGCGGAACTTGAACACCTCGATCAGGCGCTGGTTGTAGCCATAGCGCTTCTGCCGGAACAGCACCGGGCCGGGCGAATCCAGCTTCACCGCCAGCGCGATCAGCGCCATCAGCGGCGCCAGCGCCAGCAGCGCCAGCGCCGACAGCGCCAGGTCCTCGGCGCGCTTGAGCACCGGCGCCCAGCCCTGCAGCGGCGGCTCGGCGATCACGAACATCGGCACCCCGGCCACCGGCACCAGCTTGCGGTGGGCGAAGTGGAAGCTGCCCATGTCCGGCACCAGCAACACCTGCACCGGCAGGCGGCGCAGGCGCTGGGCCAGGTGCTCGTTGCGCCCGCGCGCCTGCGCCGGCAGCGCCACCAGCACCTGGTCGACGCCGTCGTCGCGGATCAGCCGCTCCAGGTCGTCGATGTCGCCCAGCCGCGGCAGCGAGGACGGCGGCGGCTCGCTGAGCCGGTGGGTGCGGCGGTCGTCGATGTAGCCGACCAGACCGGACACGACGTCGGCGCGATAGTGGATCTGCTCGGCCAGGCGCAGCGCGTTGTCGGTCATCCCCAGGATCACCGAGCGCTGGATGAAAGCGCCCTGGCGGATCCGGCGCTGGAACAGCCACAGCATCACCAGCCGCCCGCCCACGAACAGGACGAAGCTCAGCGCGAACCACAGCGCCAGCGATCCGTCCGGCAGCGGCCGCAGGAAACGGAACAGCAGGTGCAGGGTCATCACCAGCCCGAACGCCGCGCCCCAGGCCAGCAAGGTGCGGCGGATCAGCAGCCGGCTGCCGAACATGTCGTGGCCGTACAGGCCGAAGCTGTGGAACACCAGCACGCACAGCGCGCCGGCCAGGGCCGACAGCGCGAGATAGTGCTCGCTGGCGCGCGGCGGACCGCCCTGCAGGGCGTGCAGCGCCAGCGCGCCGGCCCCGAACACGATCAGAAAGTGGGCCAACCGGGCCAGCGCGACGATATTGCGCAGGGCCGACGGACGAGCGAACGCGAACAGCGCACTGGAGAACCCCAACCTCATGGATGCCTTGCCTACCGTCCCTAGCGCGCGACCGGGAAAAATGTGATTCAAGTCACATCAAGGCCGGGTGAGTTTTGGTGAGCGAAGGTGAAGCAGATGAACGCCAGAGGCCGGCATTCGCGCATGCTGCTGGCATTATTTGTGGAAATTTCGATCACTCTTGATGCGCACGGCACCGCCGCGCGCGGGATCGTCCGCGCTCGAGGACCGCGACCGCACGGCGGCGACTCGCGAACCGCAGGCGTCGGCGCGGCCCACCCGCCCTGGCGATCCGGTCTAGCCGCAATCCGCCCCTACCAAGGTCCTTGCCCGCTCGAACCGCCACCCGCGAGCCGCCGAACGCGAACAGCGGCCACCGCCGATTCCCCGGCTGCGCTCCAGCCCCCTCGCAGGTGCCGGGACAGCAAACAGGCACACATTCCTAATAACTACAATTGTGAGTCTTGGGGCTTTTACATATGCTCTGTTTTACCCAAATAACCACATTGCGGGCTTAGTTGGACCGAGCGCGGCAGCACTGGATCGAACCTGGCCGGACAGGGGACGCCGGCACTGCCCGCCGCGGCACCGGAACGCGTGCCGCAGGCGCGCCGCGCCGCCGCGACCCGGTCCGGGCCCGAGCCGTTGCGCCGCCTGCCTCGCGTCCGTGCATGTCCGGTCCCATGCATGCCGTCCCCATGTCCCCTGCTTCGATGCCCGTTCCACCGATGACTGTCTGCGCCCGCGCGCCGGCGGCCCGCACCGCGCGCCC contains these protein-coding regions:
- a CDS encoding VpsF family polysaccharide biosynthesis protein (VpsF, distantly related to oligosaccharide ligases, is encoded next to the probable flippase VpsE.), whose translation is MSPASGPQPGLQRAAAALAALALIAYLALSPALLTVLGIPYDAPYGPFWFKLHPGDYPLLLALACSLAARGNPLLEALRRLRAHPLLAAYLTAMASIFAYSLLRHGPSGSAFFIDTLMMPAAMALVLVAMDEAELRRLWRLLLAAVLVNAAIGLAEAASQRHLVPYTVAGGVAVIEDKFRATALHGHPLENAMLTGIALLAALDLPMPPRRRWALCALLVLALLAFGGRASFLLSVAALAAWAALRAREGLRAGRYGYLHIVGALLAGLVAAPVAAAAVWKSGLGARIFQGLYLDDSAAVRLRIFEVFDHLDGFDLLFGIAPQQIQELSLRIGLSQNLEAIENFWLFMLLQLGVFGFLAFAAGLGCGLYWLWRRADGGARWALLVFLATASTTNSLASKTSALTLLFALLCCLRGYRSRRLAQPQPRPAPPRRIAMRTGATA
- a CDS encoding glycoside hydrolase family 5 protein, producing MRARRRRGLALGAGLALWLLACAAVEAMPLRRGVALSRWFEASAGAPVSAEELRALRAAGFDHVRIPVDPVSLGWSPRRGPKLDDARLRAAIDAALAAGLDAIVDLHPRERTKQSIERGGEWADGYVALWKALAADWKTLPTQRVAFELFNEPGFYGWTGGLAWSRYQQRLVAAVRGVDRERVLIVSGRKGGSLEGLVELAPLDDDKLIYSFHYYLPYVFTHQGASWMRGDEWTTAGHWRSVRYPAKAAQARLPHIDGGVGRDRARDEIADYFRDGWDRARIAAQWRPLREWAGKHKVRVHCGEFGTIREGVDPDSRYRWIGDVRALAEAEGWGWSVWNYADDFGLTANSNTTGAPRGALEPAALRALGLDARGQARLAAAHTRGEPGTSEPKQGAR
- a CDS encoding GumC family protein; this encodes MDFELDRDPAARPAPVAAPSAASALREWLEIAFRDKRRIAAAFALCFGLTVLAALLPTARYQSEASVLVRLGHEYVYVADNTDGSSGGAMPLMFDRTEALSAETQILASRDLIAEVVRHVGLGRLYPDIARQREDPDRPKLDQAVERFRQGLDAQLLKGATVIQIGFSHRDPALAQAALRTLLQTYLTRRAAVFSDGQVRFLEGQVAAVDKRLQRAEQDLSRFKRAHGIVDYGQQIGLLLQQGNELESRLNDTDQQARTASERAKTLTRLANATPANLVQFSESLGDPQVPRQLLELRLKEQGLRSRYVDDNPLVVNAGNDVATAEAFIRDQRKAPPTTVRTGRNPVREAAELDLLRARSDESALAGSRKALQDTLQQLRRRADELSRQQIELAALSREQKLLEDSYGNYARKLEAARITEAREQKQRTTVSVLQAASWPLKAKSARLPILAIGLCLSVAAALLVAFLSQALRSSFQSPEQLERAFGLPVLATLPRVQR
- a CDS encoding polysaccharide biosynthesis/export family protein translates to MLLAPLLMLLCLLASGLTASPAFAQAPAPAAAAAGADAGYRIAAGDELALKFFYAPELNETATVRPDGRIQLQLVGEVRAAGQTPRELADALKRAYAGSLRYPEVSVEVEKGFARQQVFVGGEVGRPGAQPLLPGLTLMRALIVAQGPTDRAALNRVAILRRDESGATRVIRVDAASQARRGADDGNDPPLQPFDVVLAVPSRISRVNKWIDQYVRRNLPVNVGFSYDLNDNNRRGD
- a CDS encoding undecaprenyl-phosphate glucose phosphotransferase translates to MRLGFSSALFAFARPSALRNIVALARLAHFLIVFGAGALALHALQGGPPRASEHYLALSALAGALCVLVFHSFGLYGHDMFGSRLLIRRTLLAWGAAFGLVMTLHLLFRFLRPLPDGSLALWFALSFVLFVGGRLVMLWLFQRRIRQGAFIQRSVILGMTDNALRLAEQIHYRADVVSGLVGYIDDRRTHRLSEPPPSSLPRLGDIDDLERLIRDDGVDQVLVALPAQARGRNEHLAQRLRRLPVQVLLVPDMGSFHFAHRKLVPVAGVPMFVIAEPPLQGWAPVLKRAEDLALSALALLALAPLMALIALAVKLDSPGPVLFRQKRYGYNQRLIEVFKFRSMHHHLRDEHAARQTGRADPRVTRVGRFIRKTSLDELPQLFNVLAGSMSLVGPRPHATATKAANVLFEDAVQEYVARHRVKPGITGLAQINGYRGETDTIEKIQRRVEYDLEYIENWSLWLDLSILLRTLPAVLSAEAAY